In a single window of the Streptomyces sp. NBC_00353 genome:
- a CDS encoding HAD family hydrolase: MKIHAEALLFDNDGTLLSSIESVQRCWTRWAQEYGVTAEDFSGVELHGRTAVEIIAELLPADRVDGALARIEQLEVEDVPGGVVVLPGTKELLGSLPAHRWAVVTSATRPLGEARLREAGIDFPVMIAAEDITRGKPDPEPYLLAARRLGVDPARCVVFEDAPAGLRAGRAAGMTTVALATTHDRAELVADAVVTDLSAISVQVTAAGVEISTAD, from the coding sequence ATGAAGATCCACGCCGAGGCCCTGCTGTTCGACAACGACGGAACGCTGCTCTCCTCCATCGAGTCCGTCCAGCGCTGCTGGACCAGGTGGGCGCAGGAGTACGGCGTCACGGCGGAAGACTTCTCCGGCGTCGAACTGCACGGCCGCACGGCCGTCGAGATCATCGCCGAGCTGCTGCCCGCGGACCGGGTCGACGGGGCCCTCGCCCGTATCGAACAGCTGGAGGTCGAGGACGTGCCCGGTGGCGTCGTGGTGCTACCCGGCACCAAGGAGCTGCTCGGTTCGCTGCCCGCGCACCGCTGGGCCGTCGTCACCTCCGCCACCCGCCCGCTGGGCGAGGCGCGGCTGCGCGAGGCAGGCATCGACTTCCCGGTGATGATCGCCGCCGAGGACATCACCCGTGGCAAGCCGGACCCCGAGCCGTACCTCCTCGCGGCCCGTCGCCTCGGCGTCGACCCGGCCCGCTGCGTGGTCTTCGAGGACGCCCCCGCCGGGCTGCGGGCCGGACGGGCGGCCGGGATGACGACCGTGGCCTTGGCCACAACGCACGATCGTGCCGAGCTGGTCGCCGACGCGGTCGTTACTGATCTCTCCGCCATATCGGTGCAGGTCACAGCCGCGGGAGTGGAAATCTCCACCGCGGACTGA
- a CDS encoding MetQ/NlpA family ABC transporter substrate-binding protein, giving the protein MRKNIKITAAAAATAALAFGLTACGTSSDPASKSETGGKADASKALVVAASPTPHADILNFVKKNLAAKAGLKLEVKEFTDYVLPNTATENGQVDANFFQHVPYLDDFNKKNNTHIVAVANVHLEPLGLYSKKVKDLKDIKAGQTIAVPNDTTNEGRALQLLAANGLITVKDGVGTNAKLSDITDKKGLEFKELEAATVPRALNDVDAAVINGNYAIEAKLQPAKDALVLEKAEDNPYANILAVKAGNEKDARVQKLVKLLHSDEVKKFIEDTYQGSVVPAFGPVAKS; this is encoded by the coding sequence GTGCGTAAGAACATCAAGATCACCGCAGCTGCCGCCGCCACCGCCGCCCTCGCATTCGGCCTCACCGCCTGCGGCACGTCGTCCGACCCGGCCTCCAAGAGCGAGACCGGCGGCAAGGCCGACGCCTCCAAGGCGCTCGTCGTCGCCGCGTCCCCGACGCCGCACGCCGACATCCTGAACTTCGTCAAGAAGAACCTGGCGGCCAAGGCGGGCCTCAAGCTGGAGGTCAAGGAGTTCACGGACTACGTCCTGCCGAACACCGCCACCGAGAACGGCCAGGTCGACGCCAACTTCTTCCAGCACGTGCCGTACCTCGACGACTTCAACAAGAAGAACAACACCCACATCGTCGCGGTCGCCAATGTGCACCTGGAGCCGCTCGGCCTCTACTCCAAGAAGGTCAAGGACCTGAAGGACATCAAGGCCGGCCAGACCATCGCCGTACCGAACGACACCACCAACGAGGGCCGTGCGCTCCAGCTCCTCGCCGCGAACGGTCTGATCACCGTCAAGGACGGCGTCGGCACCAACGCCAAGCTCAGCGACATCACGGACAAGAAGGGCCTGGAGTTCAAGGAGCTGGAGGCCGCAACCGTGCCCCGCGCCCTGAACGATGTCGACGCTGCCGTCATCAACGGCAACTACGCCATCGAGGCCAAGCTCCAGCCCGCCAAGGATGCCCTCGTGCTGGAGAAGGCGGAGGACAACCCGTACGCCAACATCCTCGCCGTGAAGGCGGGCAACGAGAAGGACGCCCGCGTCCAGAAGCTCGTCAAGCTGCTCCACTCCGACGAGGTCAAGAAGTTCATCGAGGACACCTACCAGGGTTCCGTCGTCCCGGCCTTCGGCCCCGTCGCCAAGTCCTGA
- a CDS encoding glycosyltransferase: protein MRVLLSTYGSRGDVEPLVGLAVQLRALGAEVRVCAPPDEDFAQRLAGVGVPMVPVGQSARALTTAAPSSADLPRRAAELIASQFAAVTTAAEGCDALVATGMMPAAAGARSVAEKLGIRSVSVTFQQLTLPSPHHPPLAYPGRPFPPDVTDNRVLWDLDAESIDALFGEALNVNRASIGLPPVDNVRDYVIGDRPWLATDPTLDPWQKTPDLDVVQTGAWILPDERPLPDDLEAFLQAGEPPVYVGFGSMPMRASKDVAQVAIEAVRAQGCRVLTSRGWADLALIDDLDDCFVVGEVNQQALFGRVAAVVHHGGAGTTTTAARAGAPQVVVPQSADQPYWAGRVADLGIGAAHDGPTPTTESLSAALKTALTPESRARATAVAGTIRTDGATVAAKLLLDAIGRERPPMSA from the coding sequence GTGCGTGTGTTGTTGTCTACGTATGGCTCGCGTGGGGATGTCGAGCCGCTGGTGGGACTCGCGGTGCAGTTGCGGGCACTCGGCGCGGAGGTGCGGGTGTGCGCGCCGCCGGACGAGGACTTCGCGCAGCGGCTGGCCGGTGTCGGCGTGCCGATGGTGCCCGTCGGCCAGTCGGCGCGCGCGCTGACGACGGCGGCGCCGTCGTCGGCGGACCTGCCCCGCCGCGCGGCCGAGTTGATCGCCAGTCAGTTCGCCGCGGTCACCACGGCGGCCGAGGGATGTGATGCGCTGGTGGCGACCGGCATGATGCCGGCCGCGGCCGGCGCGCGGTCGGTGGCCGAGAAACTGGGCATCCGCTCCGTGTCCGTGACCTTCCAGCAGCTCACCCTGCCGTCGCCGCACCACCCGCCGCTGGCCTATCCGGGCCGGCCGTTCCCGCCGGACGTGACCGACAACCGGGTGCTGTGGGACCTCGACGCCGAGAGCATCGACGCACTGTTCGGTGAGGCGCTCAACGTCAACCGGGCGTCGATCGGCCTGCCCCCGGTGGACAACGTCCGCGACTACGTCATCGGCGACCGGCCGTGGCTGGCGACGGACCCGACCCTGGACCCGTGGCAGAAGACGCCGGACCTCGACGTCGTGCAGACCGGCGCGTGGATCCTGCCGGACGAACGCCCGCTCCCGGACGACCTGGAAGCGTTCCTGCAGGCCGGCGAACCACCGGTGTATGTGGGCTTCGGCAGCATGCCCATGCGCGCCTCGAAGGACGTCGCCCAGGTGGCCATCGAGGCCGTCCGCGCACAGGGTTGCCGCGTACTCACCTCCCGCGGCTGGGCCGACCTGGCCCTGATCGACGACCTGGACGACTGCTTCGTCGTCGGCGAGGTCAACCAGCAGGCACTGTTCGGCCGGGTGGCCGCCGTCGTGCACCACGGCGGCGCGGGCACGACGACGACGGCCGCCCGGGCCGGCGCACCGCAGGTGGTGGTACCTCAGTCGGCGGACCAGCCGTACTGGGCCGGCCGGGTGGCCGACCTGGGCATCGGCGCGGCACACGACGGTCCGACCCCGACCACCGAGTCCTTGTCCGCCGCGCTCAAGACGGCCCTGACACCTGAGTCCCGCGCCCGAGCGACCGCCGTGGCCGGCACGATCCGCACCGACGGGGCGACGGTGGCCGCGAAGTTGCTGCTCGACGCGATCGGCCGGGAAAGGCCGCCGATGTCCGCGTGA
- a CDS encoding MFS transporter: MTSIEQHAETSDELRRPGRWIALAVLVLAVLLVAIDATVLGLATPFLTEDLEPTGTQLLWIGDVYSFVIAGLLVSMGSLGDRIGRKKLLLSGAIAFGAVSVLNAYANSPEMMILARALLGVAGATLMPSTLALIRNLFNDPRERSLAIGIWGAMASAGAAVGPVVGGFLLEHFWWGSVFLINLPVMAVLVVVGVRMIPESKNPAPGPWDLMSVALSLVGMIGVVYAIKDLAAHGASWEVAVAGIGGAAALWWFVRRQLKLPDPLLDMRLFHHRGFSGAVLADLLTILGLSGLVFFLSQFLQLVQGRGPLEAGLAELPAAVGAVTCGLIAGQAARRFTVRFVVSAGLAAVGVALAAVTFVHQETGYPLIGLLLLVVGIGAGFAFTVTSDVILSSVPKEHAGSASAVSETAYELGAALGIALLGSIVTGVYQDFVTPHGVPADAAAAAHESLGGAVEAAQGIPADQAHALVSAAQDSFVDGLHIAAGIGAAVLIATAAAAWFLLRGQALEEEIEHP; this comes from the coding sequence ATGACCAGCATCGAACAGCACGCGGAGACCTCGGACGAGCTGCGCCGCCCCGGACGGTGGATCGCGCTCGCCGTGCTCGTCCTCGCCGTGCTGCTGGTGGCCATCGACGCCACGGTCCTGGGCCTTGCGACGCCGTTCCTCACCGAGGATCTCGAGCCGACCGGCACCCAGCTGCTCTGGATCGGCGACGTCTACTCGTTCGTCATCGCCGGGCTCCTGGTCTCCATGGGCAGCCTCGGCGACCGCATCGGCCGCAAGAAGCTGTTGCTGAGCGGCGCCATCGCGTTCGGCGCGGTCTCCGTGCTCAACGCGTACGCGAACAGCCCCGAGATGATGATCCTGGCGCGGGCGCTGCTCGGCGTCGCGGGCGCCACCTTGATGCCGTCCACCCTCGCCCTGATCCGCAACCTCTTCAACGACCCGCGCGAGCGCTCGCTGGCCATCGGCATCTGGGGCGCCATGGCCTCCGCGGGCGCGGCCGTCGGCCCGGTCGTCGGCGGGTTCCTGCTGGAGCACTTCTGGTGGGGGTCGGTCTTCCTGATCAATCTGCCGGTGATGGCGGTCCTCGTGGTCGTCGGCGTCCGGATGATCCCCGAGTCGAAGAACCCGGCCCCGGGCCCCTGGGACCTGATGAGTGTCGCGCTCTCCCTGGTCGGCATGATCGGTGTCGTGTACGCCATCAAGGATCTGGCCGCGCACGGGGCGAGCTGGGAGGTCGCCGTCGCCGGCATCGGCGGTGCGGCCGCGCTCTGGTGGTTCGTACGCAGGCAGCTCAAGCTGCCGGATCCGCTGCTGGACATGCGGCTGTTCCACCACCGGGGTTTCTCGGGCGCCGTCCTCGCCGATCTGCTGACCATCCTCGGCCTGTCCGGGCTGGTCTTCTTCCTCTCCCAGTTCCTGCAACTGGTCCAGGGGCGCGGCCCGCTGGAGGCCGGACTCGCCGAGTTGCCGGCCGCCGTCGGCGCGGTGACCTGCGGTCTGATCGCCGGTCAGGCCGCCCGCCGGTTCACGGTCCGGTTCGTGGTGTCCGCCGGACTCGCGGCAGTCGGCGTCGCGCTCGCCGCCGTCACCTTCGTCCACCAGGAGACCGGCTATCCACTGATCGGCCTTCTGCTGCTGGTCGTCGGCATCGGCGCGGGCTTCGCCTTCACCGTGACCTCCGACGTGATCCTCTCCAGCGTCCCGAAGGAGCACGCGGGCTCCGCGTCCGCGGTCTCCGAGACGGCGTACGAACTCGGCGCGGCTCTCGGCATCGCCCTGCTCGGCTCCATCGTCACCGGCGTCTACCAGGACTTCGTCACCCCGCACGGTGTCCCGGCCGATGCCGCCGCGGCGGCCCATGAATCCCTGGGCGGCGCCGTCGAAGCGGCGCAGGGCATTCCGGCGGATCAGGCGCACGCACTGGTCTCGGCGGCACAGGACTCGTTCGTCGACGGGTTGCACATCGCCGCGGGCATCGGCGCGGCGGTTCTGATCGCGACGGCGGCCGCCGCCTGGTTCCTGCTGCGCGGCCAGGCGCTGGAGGAGGAGATCGAGCATCCGTAG
- a CDS encoding GNAT family N-acetyltransferase, producing MGMSVIISAATTDDAEQILKLQYLCFQSEAELYGNYRIDPLVQTLESVRDELTANLVFVARLGDEVVGAVRGSTDPDGTGQIAKLCVHPRLQGHGLGARLLRAAESALADEQSATRFRLQTGHRSETNLRLYRRAGYAPVGNTTGQDGVRLIQLEKDVAAPAYVASA from the coding sequence ATGGGCATGAGTGTGATCATCTCGGCGGCGACGACAGACGACGCCGAACAGATCTTGAAGCTTCAGTACCTCTGCTTTCAGAGCGAGGCGGAGCTGTACGGGAACTACCGGATCGACCCGCTTGTGCAGACCCTCGAATCGGTCCGCGACGAACTGACCGCGAACCTGGTGTTCGTGGCACGGCTCGGGGACGAAGTCGTCGGCGCGGTACGCGGATCCACCGATCCGGACGGCACCGGACAGATAGCCAAGCTCTGCGTCCACCCCCGGCTCCAGGGGCACGGGCTCGGCGCCCGGCTGCTGCGGGCCGCGGAGTCCGCACTTGCGGACGAGCAGTCGGCCACCCGCTTCCGGCTGCAGACCGGGCACCGCAGCGAGACCAATCTCCGGCTCTACCGGCGGGCGGGTTACGCACCCGTGGGCAACACCACCGGTCAGGACGGCGTCCGGCTCATCCAGCTGGAGAAGGACGTCGCCGCGCCGGCCTACGTCGCCAGCGCCTGA
- a CDS encoding glycerophosphodiester phosphodiesterase gives MTERAQANPGRRTVLGAGAAVLGAAALGLPGTANAAENTPGPADGRSGGHGHRLDLPVPTVIGHRGTSGYRPEHTLGSYQLALDMGAHIIEQDLVPTKDGHLVCRHENDITATTDVSAHPEFASRRTTKTVDGVSLTGWFTEDFTLAELKTLRAKERIPGNRQKNTLYDGRWEVPTFEEVLQWADREGRRRGKQVWLYVETKHPTYFRGLGLGLEEPLAKLLRRYDRHRKQSPLILQSFEPTSIQRLSKLVATPRVVLLSGAGSKPWDFVATGDPRTVDDLVKPSGLTWLASFAQGIGPTLDLIIPKDASGRLTTPTTLVKDAHAQGLILHPYTMRNENSFLPADFRRGTDPNAYGDAFGAFRTYFATGIDGIFSDNPDTALLAAADFAGN, from the coding sequence ATGACAGAGCGTGCGCAGGCGAACCCCGGTCGGCGGACCGTACTGGGAGCGGGAGCGGCCGTACTGGGCGCGGCCGCCCTCGGACTGCCGGGCACGGCGAACGCCGCCGAGAACACGCCAGGGCCCGCCGACGGACGGTCCGGCGGCCACGGTCACCGGCTGGACCTGCCGGTGCCGACCGTCATCGGGCACCGCGGTACCAGCGGCTACCGCCCCGAGCACACCCTCGGCTCGTACCAGCTGGCGCTCGACATGGGTGCGCACATCATCGAGCAGGACCTGGTACCCACCAAGGACGGCCACCTTGTCTGCCGTCACGAGAACGACATCACCGCCACCACCGATGTCTCCGCCCACCCCGAGTTCGCGAGCCGCAGGACGACGAAGACTGTCGACGGGGTCTCCCTCACCGGCTGGTTCACCGAGGACTTCACCCTCGCCGAGCTGAAGACGCTCCGCGCCAAGGAGCGCATCCCCGGCAACCGCCAGAAGAACACGCTCTACGACGGCCGCTGGGAGGTCCCCACCTTCGAAGAAGTGCTCCAGTGGGCCGACCGTGAGGGCCGCAGGCGCGGGAAGCAGGTCTGGCTGTACGTCGAGACCAAGCACCCCACCTACTTCCGCGGCCTCGGCCTCGGCCTGGAGGAGCCGCTTGCCAAGCTGCTGCGCCGCTACGACCGCCACCGCAAGCAGTCGCCGCTCATACTCCAGTCCTTCGAGCCCACCAGCATCCAGCGGCTGTCGAAGCTCGTCGCCACCCCGCGTGTCGTCCTGCTCTCCGGCGCGGGATCGAAGCCCTGGGACTTCGTGGCGACCGGTGACCCGCGCACCGTCGACGATCTCGTGAAGCCCTCCGGGCTGACGTGGCTGGCGTCGTTCGCGCAGGGCATCGGCCCCACCCTGGACCTGATCATCCCCAAGGACGCGTCGGGCCGGCTCACCACGCCGACCACCCTGGTGAAGGACGCGCACGCGCAGGGCCTGATCCTGCACCCATACACCATGCGCAACGAGAACAGCTTCCTGCCCGCCGACTTCCGGCGCGGTACGGACCCCAACGCGTACGGCGACGCATTCGGCGCGTTCCGGACGTACTTCGCGACAGGCATTGACGGGATCTTCTCCGACAACCCGGACACGGCTCTGCTTGCCGCGGCCGACTTCGCCGGGAACTGA
- a CDS encoding methionine ABC transporter permease, whose product MTWSEMQPLLSQGTVDTLYMVLWSAVVTVLVGLPLGVLLVLTDKGGLLQNTVVNKVVGVIVNIGRSLPFIILLIALIPFTTWVVGTFIGPTAMIVPLAVGAIPFFARLVETAVREVDHGLVEAVQSMGGSIPTIVRKVLLPQALPSLVSAVTTTVIVLIGYSAMAGAVGGEGLGSKAVTYGFQRFDNQFMLITVALLIVIVTVVQLIGDVAVRLLARRGRTAS is encoded by the coding sequence GTGACCTGGTCCGAAATGCAGCCGCTGCTGTCCCAGGGAACCGTCGACACCCTCTACATGGTGCTGTGGTCCGCGGTCGTCACCGTCCTCGTCGGACTGCCGCTCGGCGTACTGCTGGTCCTCACCGACAAGGGTGGACTGCTCCAGAACACCGTGGTGAACAAGGTCGTCGGCGTGATCGTGAACATCGGCCGCTCGCTGCCGTTCATCATCCTGCTGATCGCCCTCATCCCCTTCACCACCTGGGTCGTCGGCACCTTCATCGGCCCGACCGCGATGATCGTGCCGCTCGCCGTCGGCGCCATCCCGTTCTTCGCCCGGCTCGTCGAGACGGCGGTCCGCGAGGTCGACCACGGGCTCGTCGAAGCCGTCCAGTCGATGGGCGGATCCATCCCGACGATCGTGCGCAAGGTCCTGCTGCCGCAGGCCCTGCCGTCGCTCGTCTCCGCGGTCACCACCACCGTCATCGTGCTCATCGGATACTCCGCGATGGCCGGCGCGGTCGGCGGCGAAGGGCTCGGCTCCAAGGCCGTCACCTACGGATTCCAGCGCTTCGACAACCAGTTCATGCTCATCACCGTCGCGCTGCTGATCGTCATCGTGACCGTGGTCCAGCTGATCGGCGACGTGGCCGTACGCCTGCTGGCCCGCCGGGGCCGCACCGCCTCCTGA
- a CDS encoding sigma-70 family RNA polymerase sigma factor, with product MTLLADAAAQAPAAVVHALYPLVSAEATAEASDAAAGAAVEPADLEQAVWLRLLELLADQRPPADPARWVRDTVRAEVRRARRTARRERPYADETTADPARCPERSAVGADERRALHAAVGRLPGRCAGLLAAMLAPGDPTYREIAGKLGMSQGSLGPIRSRCLGCLRRMLAVEVVVPELRG from the coding sequence ATGACGCTTCTCGCAGACGCCGCCGCCCAGGCTCCCGCGGCCGTGGTCCACGCCCTGTACCCCCTCGTCAGCGCCGAGGCGACGGCCGAGGCGAGCGACGCGGCGGCAGGCGCGGCCGTCGAACCCGCCGATCTCGAACAGGCTGTCTGGCTGCGGCTGCTGGAGCTGCTCGCGGATCAGCGGCCGCCGGCGGACCCGGCGCGCTGGGTCCGCGACACCGTACGGGCGGAGGTGCGCCGCGCCCGCCGTACCGCCCGGCGCGAACGTCCGTACGCCGATGAGACCACCGCGGATCCAGCCCGCTGCCCCGAGCGGTCGGCGGTCGGCGCCGACGAACGCAGGGCGCTGCACGCCGCGGTGGGGCGGTTGCCCGGCCGGTGCGCCGGGCTGCTCGCCGCGATGCTCGCTCCGGGCGACCCCACCTACCGGGAGATCGCAGGGAAGTTGGGTATGTCACAAGGCAGTTTGGGTCCGATCCGTTCCCGATGCCTTGGATGTCTGCGCAGAATGCTCGCGGTGGAGGTTGTCGTTCCTGAACTGCGGGGATAG
- a CDS encoding methionine ABC transporter ATP-binding protein, which translates to MITTTGLTKVYQSRGREVTALDGVDLHVREGEVYGVVGQSGAGKSSLIRCINLLERPTSGTVTVAGQDLTALAGRGRRAGKELREARSRIGMVFQHFNLLASRNVQDNIELPLEILGVSGRDRTRKALELLDLVGLADKAKAYPGQLSGGQKQRVGIARALAGDPKVLLSDEATSALDPETTRSILQLLRDLNRQLGLTVLLITHEMDVVKTICDSAALMQKGRIVESGTVGELLATPGSELAHELFPVGGTASGPDRTVVDVTFHGEAATQPVISQLSRTYNIDISILGAAMDTVGGNQVGRMRIELPGRFEENVVPIGFLREQGLQAEVVDTAGADGIPAQAPAALTQTPLTKEVAK; encoded by the coding sequence GTGATCACCACTACGGGCCTCACGAAGGTCTATCAGTCGCGCGGCCGTGAGGTCACCGCCCTGGACGGCGTCGACCTGCATGTCCGGGAGGGCGAGGTGTACGGCGTCGTCGGACAGAGCGGCGCCGGCAAGTCCTCCCTGATCCGCTGCATCAACCTGCTGGAACGCCCCACCTCGGGCACCGTGACCGTGGCCGGCCAGGACCTCACCGCCCTCGCGGGCCGGGGCCGCCGGGCCGGCAAGGAGCTCCGCGAGGCGCGCAGCCGTATCGGCATGGTCTTCCAGCACTTCAACCTGCTGGCCTCGCGCAACGTCCAGGACAACATCGAGCTCCCGCTGGAGATCCTCGGCGTCTCCGGTCGCGACCGCACCCGTAAGGCCCTCGAACTCCTCGACCTGGTCGGCCTGGCCGACAAGGCGAAGGCCTACCCCGGCCAGCTCTCCGGCGGCCAGAAGCAGCGCGTCGGCATCGCCCGGGCGCTGGCCGGAGACCCCAAGGTGCTGCTCTCCGACGAGGCGACGTCCGCCCTCGACCCCGAGACCACCCGCTCCATCCTCCAACTGCTGCGCGACCTCAACCGGCAGCTCGGCCTGACCGTCCTGCTCATCACGCACGAGATGGACGTCGTCAAGACGATCTGCGACTCGGCCGCCCTCATGCAGAAGGGCCGCATCGTCGAGTCCGGCACCGTCGGCGAACTGCTCGCCACCCCCGGCTCCGAACTGGCCCACGAGCTGTTCCCGGTCGGCGGTACGGCCTCCGGTCCCGATCGCACGGTCGTCGACGTCACCTTCCACGGCGAGGCCGCGACCCAGCCGGTGATCTCCCAGCTCTCCCGTACGTACAACATCGACATCTCGATCCTGGGCGCCGCGATGGACACCGTCGGCGGCAACCAGGTCGGCCGGATGCGCATCGAGCTGCCCGGCCGCTTCGAGGAGAACGTCGTCCCGATCGGCTTCCTGCGCGAGCAGGGCCTGCAGGCCGAGGTCGTGGACACGGCGGGCGCCGACGGCATCCCCGCACAGGCGCCCGCCGCACTCACCCAGACCCCGCTCACCAAGGAGGTGGCCAAGTGA
- a CDS encoding lysophospholipid acyltransferase family protein: protein MSRHALIKAVLGPLLRLMFRPQVEGVENIPGDGPVILAGNHLTFIDSMIMPICCDRPVFYIGKDEYVTGKGLKGRMMAWFFTGCGMIPVDRDGGRGGVAALMTGHRVLEQGKAFAIYPEGTRSPDGRLYRGRTGIARLTLMTGAPVVPFAMIGTDKLQPGGAGLPRPGKVTVRFGEPMEFSRYEGMDRDRYVLRAVTDSVMAEVMRLSGQEYVDMYATKAKAA, encoded by the coding sequence TTGTCCCGACACGCACTCATCAAGGCAGTGCTCGGACCGCTCTTGCGCCTGATGTTCCGCCCCCAGGTGGAAGGCGTGGAGAACATCCCCGGAGACGGTCCGGTGATCCTCGCGGGCAACCATCTGACGTTCATCGACTCGATGATCATGCCGATCTGCTGCGACCGGCCGGTGTTCTACATCGGCAAGGACGAGTACGTGACGGGCAAGGGGCTCAAGGGCCGGATGATGGCCTGGTTCTTCACCGGCTGCGGCATGATCCCGGTGGACCGGGACGGCGGCCGCGGCGGTGTCGCGGCGCTGATGACGGGCCATCGGGTGCTGGAGCAGGGCAAGGCGTTCGCCATCTACCCGGAGGGCACCCGCTCCCCCGACGGGCGGCTCTACCGGGGCCGTACGGGCATCGCACGGCTGACGCTGATGACGGGCGCGCCGGTGGTGCCGTTCGCGATGATCGGCACGGACAAGCTGCAGCCGGGCGGTGCGGGACTCCCCAGGCCCGGCAAGGTGACGGTCCGGTTCGGTGAGCCGATGGAGTTCTCCCGCTACGAGGGCATGGACCGCGACCGCTACGTGCTGCGGGCGGTGACGGACTCCGTGATGGCCGAGGTGATGCGGCTCTCCGGCCAGGAGTACGTCGACATGTATGCGACGAAGGCCAAGGCCGCCTGA
- a CDS encoding TetR/AcrR family transcriptional regulator, protein MTVDREQVLRSAAALLTRKSTATMDEVAKAAGIGRATLHRHFAGRDALVRALENLGIQEFEAALDAAALDEGSSEQALRRLIAAVEPSAGLLSFLVTENQLFEGDEMNEGWNRLDARVSAFFRRGQERGEIRIDLTPAWLTEALYGLVSTGAWAVQAGRVAGQDFQYMIVELLLGGARRSVEQ, encoded by the coding sequence ATGACTGTCGACCGTGAGCAGGTGCTGCGCAGCGCCGCGGCTCTGCTGACCCGTAAATCGACCGCCACCATGGATGAGGTCGCCAAGGCCGCGGGCATCGGACGCGCCACCCTGCACCGGCACTTCGCCGGACGGGACGCCCTGGTCAGAGCGTTGGAGAACCTGGGGATCCAGGAATTCGAAGCGGCTCTCGACGCCGCCGCGCTCGACGAGGGCTCCTCGGAGCAGGCGCTGCGCCGGCTGATCGCGGCTGTCGAGCCGAGCGCCGGACTGCTGTCCTTCCTCGTCACCGAGAACCAGCTCTTCGAGGGCGACGAGATGAATGAGGGCTGGAACCGGCTGGACGCGCGGGTCTCCGCCTTCTTCCGGCGGGGACAGGAGCGCGGCGAGATCCGGATCGACCTGACCCCCGCCTGGCTGACCGAGGCCCTGTACGGGCTCGTCTCCACCGGCGCCTGGGCCGTCCAGGCGGGCCGGGTCGCCGGACAGGACTTCCAGTACATGATCGTCGAGTTGTTGCTCGGCGGAGCACGCCGGAGCGTGGAGCAATGA
- a CDS encoding GNAT family N-acetyltransferase, with product MLCLYTVFGMELRMTSTFPSISISTDRLVLRPFDMTDVPAYIEMMNDELVTAWTEAPHPYTQVDAERWVRRIAPAQRTSGDGIVFAVTEFLTQRLVGSVRLRNTDWRTLATEAAYITAPWARGEGYATESLLAVAQWLFRDQGFERIELRTAADNTASQQVAQKLGCISEGVLRNARIARTQTEDGGWTDIRTDLIVWGLLPEDLEGVAEQLADAGGYGTYSDWN from the coding sequence ATGCTGTGCCTTTACACGGTCTTCGGCATGGAGCTGCGCATGACTTCCACCTTTCCGTCCATCTCCATCAGCACGGATCGGTTGGTGCTGCGCCCGTTCGACATGACGGACGTCCCCGCGTACATCGAGATGATGAACGACGAACTCGTCACCGCCTGGACGGAGGCACCCCACCCCTACACCCAGGTCGACGCGGAACGCTGGGTCCGCCGGATCGCCCCCGCGCAGCGCACCAGCGGTGACGGAATCGTCTTCGCCGTCACCGAGTTCCTCACCCAGCGCCTCGTCGGCTCGGTGCGGCTCCGGAACACCGACTGGCGCACGCTCGCCACCGAGGCCGCGTACATCACCGCGCCCTGGGCCCGAGGTGAGGGTTACGCCACCGAGTCCCTGCTCGCCGTGGCCCAGTGGCTCTTCCGCGACCAGGGCTTCGAACGCATCGAACTGCGCACCGCCGCCGACAACACCGCCTCACAGCAGGTCGCCCAGAAGCTCGGCTGCATCAGCGAGGGAGTCCTGCGCAACGCCCGGATAGCGAGGACCCAGACCGAGGACGGCGGCTGGACCGACATCAGGACCGATCTGATCGTCTGGGGGCTGCTCCCCGAGGACCTCGAAGGAGTCGCCGAGCAGCTGGCGGACGCAGGCGGCTACGGCACCTACAGCGACTGGAACTGA